The sequence ACGTCGCGCCGGCGGTCATGTCGCTCTGCGTCGGCTCGGTCAGGTAGAGGACCGCCGCCGCCCCGAGCCCGGCCAGCCCCACGCCGAAGCCGATCGTGCTCACGAGCCCGGTGGTGCTCGCGCTCTCCGCCGCGTCCAGGCCCGTCGGGTCGCAGGCCGTCGGGTCGCTCAGGCCGATCCCGCTGCCGCAGTGCTCGCGGACGACGCTCTTCTTGCCGAGCGTGAGCGCGCCCGTCACCCCGCCGAGCACGAGCCCCGCGACGCCGACGCCGCCGGCCACGTACACGGCCGCCCGTCGGCTCGAAGGGCTGCTGTCGGCGGGCGGCGCCGCGGCGCCGCTCACCTGCAGCTCGACGCGCTTCTTCTCGCCGTGAGCGAGGTGGATCCGCGTCTCCTGGACAGGCCCTCCCGGCGCCTGCGTCGACACGACGTGCTCTCCCGGATCCACCGGCACGCTCGCGCCGAGCGCGGCGCTGTCCACCGCGCGACCGTCGCGCTTCACCACCGTCCCCGCGGGGGCTCCCGGCGGGAGGGAGAGCGCGAGCTCCGGCACGAGCGGGGCCAGCTTCTCGCGCTCCTCCCTGGCGACCTTGGGCCGCTCTCCTTGCCGGCGCTTCTGCTCCGGCGTCAGCTGCTCGTGGAGCGCAAGGTACTCCCCGAAGTGCGCGAACGCGGTCGCGACGTGGCCCCACCTCGACTCGCAGATGGCCAGCGTGAAGAGCGCCCCCGGCTTGGGCTCGATCCGGTGGCTCTCGGCGATCGCGTTGCAGCCCGCCTCGTACCGGCCTGCCTCCATCTCGGCGAGGCCCCGGTTGAAGAGGGCTTCCGCGGTGGCGCTGTCCTGCGCCGCGGCGGGCGTCGAGGCGGCGAGCGGCCAGAGGACGAGAGCGAGAGGAGCCAACCGGCGCAGGCGACGTGTCATGTTCTGGGGCATCCACGAGAGAAGGTGTCGAGCGGTGTCGGCGAGGATCGGACCGGCAGCCTGGCGGACATCGGCCTCAATCTCGTCCGAGCAAAGGGACTTTGGGGCGAGCGGGGGAGCCTCTTCGCTCTGTCGACGCGGGCCTCGGCGTCGCCTTCGGGGCAGCGCCCGCCGCCCCGCGCGCGGCCGGCCCCGCGCTGGCGCTCGCGCTGGGCGCGGGTTGGGCCGCGGCGATCGCCGGCGCGGAGGCGCTGGGCGCCGGCGCCGACGGCTCTGCCGGCGTCGTCGCGCTCGGCGCGGCGGTCGCCGCGGCGCTCGCCGAGCCGGCGTCCAGCGCAGGGCCCTCCGACGGCGCGGCCGCCGCGGGCTCGGCCTGGGATCCGGCGCGGATCAGGAGCCAGGTCCCTGCGCCGAGCACCCCGAGCCCGAGGACGACCGCGGCGGCGACGAGCGGGGCTCGGTTCGGCGCCGCCGGCGCGATGTTCCCCGAGGGGACGGACGTCACCGACGTCTCCATCGTCGCCGCTAGGGGCGCGGCCGGAGCGCGGGACGGGTGCTCGGGCCCCATCGGGCCGATGCTCGTCGCCACCGGCGGCATCATCGCGGGCGCGGTGATCGCGGGCGCGGTGATCGCGGGCGCGGTGATCGCGGGCGCGGTGATCGCGGGCGCCGGCGTGGCGAGCGCGTGCGCCGAGGGGTTCGCCATGGCCCAGGGCGGCGTGGTCGGGCGGGGTGAACGGCCGCTGCTGGCCGGCGCGAGGCCGAGCAGCTCCGAGAGCGCCTGCGCCGCCTCGCTCGCCAGGCGGAACCGCGCCGCCGGATCGACGGCCGTGGCCCGGGCGAACCAGCCATCGAAGCTCGGCGGCAGCACCACCCGCTGCGACATCGCCCGGTGGACCGGCGGCTCCTGCGGCCCGTGGACGACCACGAGCGCGAACGCGATCACGTCGTTCGCGCTGAGCGCCTCCGGGCTCCAGTACGGCGTCCCCACGAGCAGCGTGTACGCGATCATCCCGAGCGCGTAGATGTCCACGGCGCTGGTGAGCTTCGTGTCGGTGCGGAACTGCTCGGGCGCCATGTAGATGGGCGTCCCGAGGCTGCGCGTGATGCCGGCCGCCGTCCCGCCCTCGGCGAGCAGCTTCGCCACGCCGAAATCGAGGATCTTCATGCGGGGCGTCCCGTCGTCCCGCTGCGTGACGAACAGGTTCTCGGGCTTGAGATCCCGGTGGATGATGGACGCCGCGTGCGTCCGGTCGAGGGCCGACGCGGTCTGCTGGAGGTACGTCGCGACCTCGCCGGGAGGCAGCCTGCCGAGGCGCTTGAGGCGCTGGCCGAGCTCCTCGCCGCGGAGCAGCTCCATCACGAGGAACGGCATCCCTGTCGGCTCGTCGATGCCCGCGTCGAAGACGTCGACGATGTACTCGCTCTCGATGTCCGCCGTGATCTGCGCCTCGCGCTTGAAGCGGCTGCGCATCTCCTCGCTCTGGAAGAGGTACGCGTGCATCACCTTCAGCGCCCGGCGGCGGTTCGTCTCGATGTGCACCACCTCGTAGACGGACCCCATCGCGCCCACGGCGAGGAGGCGCGCCACGCGATAGCGGTGCGCGAAGATCGTTCCGTCCGCGAGCGTGCCCGACACGGCGGGAGGGTCGCGCGCGGCGGCTGTCGCGTCAAGGATCCCGGGACCCCGCCAAGGACGGCGCGCGCTGCGCGGAGCGGCGGCCGCGACGCGCGACCGCGCGACCGCGCGCATCACCGCGCTCGTGCGCACCGCAGCCCTGCGCCGGCGAAGTGGCCGGTCGGCGAGCGCTCCTGGAAGGCCGAGGTGAGCAATGTAGCCTCCTCGCTGCGCCAGCCCCCGCCCCAGATCATGTGGTTCGTGTCGGGCGTGATGACGGCGCAATCCTCGCAATCGAGCGGGAGCGCGTCGTTCGTCG is a genomic window of Sorangium aterium containing:
- a CDS encoding serine/threonine-protein kinase, with the protein product MSGTLADGTIFAHRYRVARLLAVGAMGSVYEVVHIETNRRRALKVMHAYLFQSEEMRSRFKREAQITADIESEYIVDVFDAGIDEPTGMPFLVMELLRGEELGQRLKRLGRLPPGEVATYLQQTASALDRTHAASIIHRDLKPENLFVTQRDDGTPRMKILDFGVAKLLAEGGTAAGITRSLGTPIYMAPEQFRTDTKLTSAVDIYALGMIAYTLLVGTPYWSPEALSANDVIAFALVVVHGPQEPPVHRAMSQRVVLPPSFDGWFARATAVDPAARFRLASEAAQALSELLGLAPASSGRSPRPTTPPWAMANPSAHALATPAPAITAPAITAPAITAPAITAPAMMPPVATSIGPMGPEHPSRAPAAPLAATMETSVTSVPSGNIAPAAPNRAPLVAAAVVLGLGVLGAGTWLLIRAGSQAEPAAAAPSEGPALDAGSASAAATAAPSATTPAEPSAPAPSASAPAIAAAQPAPSASASAGPAARGAAGAAPKATPRPASTERRGSPARPKVPLLGRD